A genomic region of Dactylococcopsis salina PCC 8305 contains the following coding sequences:
- a CDS encoding sodium:solute symporter, with protein sequence MSLIDWAIVSFYGIIVITIGFLASQKPSNTNEYFRGGRQLPWWAIGFSIIATSFSAASLLGGPGQGYGHGFLYLQLQLGDLIGYGLVIALFLPFFVNLNLTTAYEYLEKRFDGKTRSLGSLCFLLFVIARLGALLYGASLVVSTVTGMPLYLTIVLVGLFSILYTVTGGITAVVWTDVLQFGMIFVGLGAGIWTAVSQVDGGFGQLWATAGEAGKLTVFNLSWQPDSIYSLPTALFAYGVLSFAVAGTNQQSVQRYVSCSDVPSARKAIFVGWFMGFVGVAATLFLGVILFAFYRLNSGLPDDVMGDQILPFFILNQVPPVASGFLVAAIFAAAMSSIDSALHSLATCMTVDFYDRYFLREEAEGKSLKMAKLLIVVWGILGILSAFYVASTGEDLLPFLVTYTTVFLGPLLGIFLMGVLFPRVNANGAFYGTVITVMLMIVASEAGWVSFPGIWRSAITAPIGVIIGYLISLFGEIPGARSIQGLTLWTQIGQGNRLLDRPGLEEEEDSAE encoded by the coding sequence ATGAGTTTAATTGATTGGGCGATCGTTAGCTTTTACGGAATAATTGTGATTACGATCGGGTTTTTAGCGAGTCAGAAACCGAGTAATACCAATGAGTATTTTCGAGGGGGTCGCCAATTACCTTGGTGGGCAATTGGGTTTTCAATTATTGCGACTTCTTTTTCGGCTGCGTCGCTTCTGGGGGGGCCAGGACAAGGTTATGGACATGGTTTTCTCTATTTACAACTACAGTTAGGAGATTTAATTGGCTATGGGTTGGTCATTGCGCTATTTTTGCCGTTTTTCGTGAATCTAAATTTAACCACTGCTTACGAATATCTAGAGAAACGCTTTGATGGGAAAACACGCTCTCTGGGTTCGTTGTGCTTTTTATTATTCGTAATTGCTCGTTTGGGGGCTTTACTCTATGGGGCTTCCTTGGTGGTTTCAACGGTGACGGGGATGCCTCTTTATTTAACGATCGTCTTGGTGGGTTTATTCTCTATTCTCTACACGGTAACGGGTGGGATTACGGCGGTAGTTTGGACGGATGTGTTGCAGTTTGGGATGATTTTTGTGGGGTTGGGGGCGGGAATTTGGACGGCTGTTTCTCAGGTTGATGGGGGGTTTGGTCAGTTATGGGCGACGGCGGGGGAGGCGGGAAAGTTAACGGTTTTTAATCTGTCTTGGCAGCCTGATTCCATCTATTCTTTGCCAACGGCGTTGTTTGCTTATGGTGTTTTATCTTTTGCTGTGGCGGGTACAAATCAGCAATCAGTACAAAGATATGTTTCTTGTTCGGATGTACCGTCGGCGCGTAAGGCGATTTTTGTGGGCTGGTTTATGGGGTTTGTGGGGGTGGCGGCGACGCTTTTCTTGGGTGTAATTTTGTTTGCGTTTTATCGTCTTAATTCTGGACTTCCTGATGATGTGATGGGGGATCAGATTTTACCCTTTTTTATTCTTAATCAAGTGCCGCCTGTGGCTTCTGGGTTTTTGGTGGCGGCGATTTTTGCGGCGGCGATGTCTTCGATCGATTCGGCTTTACATTCTTTGGCGACTTGTATGACGGTGGATTTTTACGATCGCTATTTTCTCAGAGAGGAAGCTGAGGGAAAGTCTTTAAAGATGGCGAAGTTGTTGATTGTGGTGTGGGGGATTCTCGGCATTTTGTCGGCGTTTTATGTGGCTTCAACGGGGGAGGATTTATTGCCGTTTCTGGTTACTTATACGACGGTTTTTTTGGGGCCGTTGTTGGGGATTTTCTTGATGGGGGTTCTGTTTCCTCGGGTTAATGCTAATGGTGCGTTTTATGGAACGGTGATCACGGTGATGTTGATGATTGTGGCTTCGGAAGCAGGATGGGTCAGTTTTCCAGGGATTTGGCGATCGGCAATTACCGCCCCAATTGGAGTGATTATCGGTTATTTGATTTCTCTTTTTGGTGAGATACCAGGTGCTCGATCGATACAGGGGTTAACGCTATGGACTCAGATTGGACAAGGAAATCGGTTGCTCGATCGTCCTGGTTTAGAAGAGGAGGAGGATTCGGCTGAATGA
- a CDS encoding DUF2973 domain-containing protein encodes MLHLLYIIAFTVIAFFAVSNLIRSLINIGTETQRTRNTWNSQRNRNNFNGGRYASSQNPPHPELLDEQGRPVNEPLLVMRSVNVDDAREKLDALYNSSPNNNQEEDQD; translated from the coding sequence ATGTTACACCTCCTATACATCATCGCTTTTACCGTTATTGCTTTTTTCGCTGTCAGTAACTTAATTCGCAGTCTCATTAATATCGGAACCGAAACCCAAAGAACTCGCAATACTTGGAACTCCCAACGCAACCGAAATAATTTTAATGGCGGTCGTTACGCTTCTTCTCAAAATCCTCCCCATCCTGAATTGTTAGACGAACAGGGAAGACCCGTTAATGAACCCCTTTTAGTTATGCGCTCCGTGAATGTTGATGATGCAAGAGAAAAATTAGACGCACTTTATAACAGTTCTCCTAATAATAATCAAGAGGAAGATCAAGATTAA
- a CDS encoding PD-(D/E)XK nuclease family protein: MTESIWQLSQTHLNLLSTCPRKFQYTYLEKFTSPCIAQPQSHLTLGNRFHRLMQQRELGLSIEGILAADEPLKQSFEALAKVAPNVVYGEANTWRDAEHRRILRQGKFLFTGIYDLLILKESEAEIIDWKTYPKPANQEAIETNWQTRLYLYLLTETSNYVPEQIKFTYWFIKVPQTPKAVTFQYNQTKHETTKKELSELLKQLETYYKKYQEQKEPFPQVEESKGFCVECPFTLPCGRNLETEKVSPEAVEEVMI; encoded by the coding sequence ATGACAGAATCAATTTGGCAATTATCGCAAACTCACCTAAATTTATTATCAACTTGTCCGCGAAAGTTCCAATATACTTATTTAGAAAAATTCACGTCTCCCTGTATCGCACAACCGCAGAGTCACTTAACATTAGGAAATCGGTTTCATCGGTTAATGCAACAAAGAGAATTAGGGCTATCGATCGAGGGAATTTTAGCAGCAGATGAACCGCTAAAACAGTCCTTTGAGGCTTTAGCAAAAGTCGCGCCGAATGTGGTGTATGGAGAAGCGAACACTTGGCGAGATGCGGAACATCGACGCATTCTCCGTCAAGGAAAATTCTTATTTACTGGCATTTATGACTTGTTAATTCTCAAGGAATCGGAAGCGGAAATTATTGATTGGAAAACCTATCCTAAACCCGCGAATCAAGAGGCGATCGAAACCAATTGGCAAACCCGTTTATATTTGTATTTATTAACCGAAACGTCCAATTATGTTCCTGAACAAATTAAATTTACCTACTGGTTCATCAAAGTTCCCCAAACACCAAAGGCGGTGACATTCCAATATAATCAAACCAAACATGAAACAACAAAAAAAGAGTTAAGCGAACTTCTCAAGCAACTGGAAACATATTATAAAAAATACCAAGAACAGAAAGAACCGTTTCCCCAAGTAGAAGAAAGTAAGGGATTTTGTGTAGAATGTCCTTTCACTCTACCTTGTGGTCGCAATTTAGAAACGGAAAAGGTTTCTCCAGAAGCAGTTGAGGAAGTTATGATTTGA
- a CDS encoding metallophosphoesterase → MNYNFRFGIASDLHIAVEETIFHHPKRFHLVEVSIPGFKQVIEHFKTLDLDFLLIPGDLTQDGEPQNHEWLSNYLKTLPFPVYVIPGNHDFPTLSGENPGKNPAITYPQFPSYYTHCGYNQTDKLYYTCELHPGVQLVALNSNIFDKTGEQLGCMDEEQLQWLEDLLPKIRDQFILVMVHHNVIEHFPGQANHQISTRYMLDNAPRLKQLLNQYEVRLVFTGHLHVQDIAREGNLYEITTGSLVSYPHPYRVIEVSGESQGEMELNIQSHWVKAVPGWEDLLKFSREWMGDRADGFMMRLLTKPPLNIPPEEAEKYVPDLRYFWATIAQGDAEFSFPNFPPGVREFFEKFSEEEKLKREKISDNHTCLKL, encoded by the coding sequence ATGAACTATAACTTCCGCTTTGGTATTGCTAGTGATCTCCATATTGCTGTCGAAGAAACAATTTTCCATCATCCGAAACGTTTTCATTTGGTGGAAGTGAGTATTCCAGGTTTCAAACAAGTCATTGAACACTTTAAAACCCTTGATCTAGACTTTCTCTTAATTCCTGGAGACTTAACCCAAGATGGTGAACCACAGAACCATGAGTGGTTATCCAATTACTTAAAAACGCTTCCGTTTCCAGTGTATGTCATTCCTGGCAACCATGATTTCCCTACTTTATCAGGAGAAAATCCAGGGAAAAATCCTGCGATTACTTATCCCCAATTCCCCAGTTATTACACTCATTGTGGTTACAATCAGACAGATAAACTTTATTACACTTGTGAGTTACATCCAGGAGTCCAATTAGTAGCGCTGAACTCAAATATTTTTGATAAAACGGGAGAACAATTGGGTTGTATGGATGAGGAACAATTACAGTGGCTAGAAGATTTGTTACCGAAAATAAGGGATCAATTTATTCTAGTAATGGTACATCATAATGTGATTGAACATTTCCCTGGACAAGCGAATCACCAGATTTCAACTCGTTATATGTTGGATAATGCGCCGCGTTTAAAACAGCTTCTAAATCAGTATGAAGTGCGTTTAGTGTTTACGGGTCATCTTCATGTTCAAGATATTGCAAGGGAGGGAAATTTGTATGAGATTACGACGGGGTCTCTGGTGAGTTATCCTCATCCTTATCGGGTGATAGAAGTGAGTGGGGAATCTCAAGGTGAGATGGAATTAAATATTCAATCCCATTGGGTGAAAGCGGTTCCAGGTTGGGAGGATTTGTTAAAGTTTTCTAGAGAATGGATGGGCGATCGAGCGGACGGTTTTATGATGAGATTATTAACGAAACCGCCGTTAAATATCCCCCCAGAAGAAGCCGAGAAATACGTTCCCGACTTGCGTTATTTTTGGGCGACGATCGCGCAGGGAGATGCTGAGTTTTCCTTTCCGAACTTTCCCCCAGGAGTGAGAGAATTTTTTGAAAAATTCAGCGAGGAAGAGAAATTAAAAAGGGAAAAAATCAGCGATAATCACACTTGTTTAAAGTTGTAA
- a CDS encoding DUF2605 domain-containing protein: MTSQSEQQKLLKAVLEPLLDDFQYWFSRSRNLLEYKTVTVLSPQEQADLLQRVKTAQEEVTATQSLFKATDGNVGVEMSTIAPWHQLVTECWRVAMENRQQQQPSSDQGINETG, translated from the coding sequence ATGACTTCTCAATCAGAACAGCAAAAGTTGTTAAAAGCAGTTTTAGAACCATTGCTCGATGACTTCCAGTATTGGTTTTCTCGCTCCCGTAACTTATTAGAATATAAAACCGTAACTGTCTTGTCTCCTCAAGAACAAGCGGACTTATTACAGCGTGTTAAAACCGCTCAAGAAGAAGTGACCGCAACCCAGAGTTTATTTAAAGCCACCGATGGCAATGTGGGAGTGGAAATGTCCACCATCGCCCCTTGGCATCAATTAGTTACGGAATGCTGGCGCGTCGCAATGGAAAATCGACAACAGCAACAACCGTCATCCGATCAGGGGATTAATGAAACAGGTTAG